Genomic DNA from Fusarium keratoplasticum isolate Fu6.1 chromosome 2, whole genome shotgun sequence:
ACCTGAAGACAAGGATACCGtcgatcctcctcccccagtCTAATCTCACCAAGGGGGGGGCCAAacctccatcctcatcccctCAAGGGGCTAGAGCTCCGACTAACAAGATGCGGAAGTTATCCCGCTGTCATCCCATCTTGCCTGCGTAGATCGTTCCTTGAAAcctgatcttcttgagcccATGAACAGATGCTACCCTCACCCGTTTGCACTAGCATTCCTACTTGTTCCAACAACCCGGCGAGCGAACCTCAATTTACCTGCGGACTACTGTTACAGCGGGGATGCAACCTAAAGACTAGATCGTAATCGTACCTCAAGGAGGAATAAGCTTGTTCTCATGCAACGCCTAGCATAAGGGTAAAATTACCCGATGGACATGGCAGATATGGGAGAGTATAGCCTATATCCGCAGGTAGTAAGATGCTTATTCTTATGTTGTGAGTCCTGATGGATAGATCATCCCTCTGTCAAGAGGACAGGCACTGCGGGTGGATGGCCGAGCTTAGCCTTTGGCAACTCACGGTGATCCTTGTTTAGCAACATAGACTTGGTCGCTGACAGAGAATATCAGGCCTCGTCTTTGACCTATGCAACATCCGTAGAACCACCAAAAAAAGCATCCCGACCCTCTTTCGGCCCTTGGGTCCTCACCCATCGGCGCTTCGGCAGCCCTCACGCCGACCCGCGGTCAAGATCAACCGACAGCCAATCGATCGATCCTCTTGCCGCTGCTTCTGCGCGGCACCCCGTTCTTTACCTCCATGAGGCTCTGGGCGGCTATGCAAGGTGGAAGACTTCCGTGTTTCTTTTAATGCACCTCAATTTCTTTACTTTGTTTCCATTTTCATAAAGTTTCATGCCGTGTCCCATAACGTCACCCAAGGATATCATAAGTTGAAAGGGCAAGAGTGGAGATTTGATTCTGACTCGATGCGCGACCAATATGTATGACCTCTTCTCTCATGTCCATTGCACATATATAGACACAGATATTTTGTTCCCCGCGTAATTTGGTCTTCATCATGCGCCTACATTACAGtcaactcctccttcttccccttccgTTCGGCTTCTGCAAAAGAGTTCCGTCTCTTGCGTCTGCCGCTTCCCTTATGGTACAATATGGTACATGCTAACTCCAGTTGAATGCTGGGGGTATCTTAttcgttgatcttggccaggaTCCTAAAGTCATGTTAGTCTACTGCCATCCCTCCACTTCAACATCGAAGCGCGGCTACTCACTCGCTGTCGCGGAAGAGCTGgtactcctcctcgccggcctTGACGGGAGAGCCGCCGAATTGGGGGATGAGGACGCGGTCACCGACGGCGACGCCCATGGGTAGTCGGTTGCCCTTCTTGTCGAGGGCGCCGGGGCCGACGGCGaggaccttggcctcgttgagcttctcaacgcTGGACTCGGGGAGGAAGATGCCGCTGgcggtcttggcctcggccttgatgcgCTGGACGAGGACACGGTCCAGGAGGGGAGCGAGAGCTCGGATGGACTTGATGGAGGTGGCCTGCAGCATGATATGTTAGTCTTGGTTCGCCTTTCAGTACAGAATCTCCTTCAATTGCTCCTTCATGCTTCAATCCTTGGTCCTCGACCATTCAACCGGCTATTCAATTGCCCAGGTTCGTATGCCGAGGAGTCCAGAATGAAACACACCGAGGGCCATCTTGTAAGAGCCCCTCCAGCACAAGCAACGCAATGCACGCACCATTGTGATTATGTGGAAAGGCGGTTAAGCGGTAGAACAGAAGAGAGTCGTAGAGTCGTAAACAAAGATGGAGtaaagagggagaagagtcGGACTTGGAGTTCAGCGGAGTTCAAATCGGAGTGGACCTCGTCTCTTCCAAcagcttccagaagaaggtCAGCAATTTTTTCCCTCCAAGCTTCCCCTCGGCGCTTGATTTCCCCGGTTCCGAGACAAGACCCCGGCAATACGTCTCCGGCAAACAGGACAGTCAGCGCCGCACGTGCCTCCATtgccgacgacgccgagTTGCCGAGTAAACTTGGTGGGATTGGGGTAAGTTGGTTATCATGACGGAATGCAACACAGGGAGCCAATCAGTGAGACAATATTGTTAttcaacttcttcctcctcatttACCTAACTAGTTACTGTAATTGAAACCAAGTACCGCTACCTGTATCCTATTGCAACTAATACGCCGCACCGTTTTGCAATTGCTTATCCAACTTCTATCTGTTGTCAATCATCATGCGCTGTCGAGTAATGCCACGTCCATCCACATGCAAAATAACACGCTTCCCTGCTGTCCTCCAATTTATGCCCACCAGTCGCTCTCAGAAACGCCAAACCCTGTCAACATGTCCGTAAAAGCATACAATACAATGTTTTGTCTGTTCATCCGTCCAGTCATTACTTCTTCTCCGGCTGCTGGTTAGCCGGCGGTTCCAAGATGTGAGTGTGATTATCGGCCGGCACCACCTCGCCGTGGTCGAACTGCTGGCAGATGACCGTGTCGGCAACCCACGGCTCTTGGAGGATCTCATCCATTCGAGCCCGCTTTTTGGGGTCGAGCTCGAGCATCCTGCTAACGATATGTCGACTTTCTCTCGGGAGTAGCCGCAAAATGCGCCACGGGCCTCGGATGActtccttcttgtcgccTCCAGAGGCAGGTGCCTTGGAATCACCCGTAGAAGCCGATGGCTGCGCACTCGTCTCCTCCTTTCGCTCATGATGAGACTTTCGCTTTACTTCATCCTCAGCCAAGAAGTCCCGTGCCGGGGTGGTGGTCAGGTCGTTCGTTGACTTGGAGGGCACGATCAGCTTCTTCGGATCATGCCCAGGAGTTGGATCCGCCGCAAACAGCTTGAATGAATTATCCGTCATACGCGGCAGCTTCCAAGGGAATCGGCGCAGAGTCATGCAGCAGAAAATAATGGCCAGTGACCAAATATCCACTGCCACGGCATCGTACTCCTTGGAGTCGTAAACCTCAGGGGCGAGGTAAGGATCAGAGCCAACGATACCTGAAAACGATTAGCGCCTGGTTTTGATATCAAAGTCCAAGTAAATATCGAACTTACCCTTCGCGGGTACGGTGTCAGTCTCGAAGGGGTACTTGAAGACATGGGCGCTACCAAAGTCGATAATCTTCATGATGCCCTTGCTGCTGACAACCACATTGTCCAGCTTGAGGTCGCGGTGAGCAAGGCCCACGCTGTGCAGATATGTCACGCCATTGAGGATCTGCAGGAAGCAGCACGTTATCTCTTCCCGAGACATCCGACCGGTCATAACGATCGCGAACAGATCGAACGGTGCGTACTCCATGACTTCGTACCACCTGCCCTTTTCCTGCAAGATATCCAACGTCTCGATGATGTTGCCATGGTGGAGAGTCGATCCAACGCAAAACTCGGCCGTGACCTTTTTGTTGTACTCCTTCTCGGTTTCGTATGTGTGCCTTGCGCGGAATTCCTTGACAGCAAACACAGTACCATCGTCCTTGCGCTTCATCAATCGTACCGAACCGCCGGCACCAGATCCCAGAAACTTGCCGAGCTTGCCGTATTTGGAAGACAACCCATGATCGTCTCCAAAAGGCAACTGCTGAGTGGACCTGGAAGCCAGGGGCGACTTTCCCAGCTTGATCGATGGCGCTGGGGAAGAGTCCCTCTTTTTGTGATGATGGCCTGACTTCCGGAAGAAGCGCTTCAGATCTGCCATAGAGCCATGACCTGGGTGGATGATACCAGTGGCGGCGCTATCGTTGTGCGAAAGGTCCTCAGTGCTGTTCTTGGCACTTCCAAAAATTGACGAAGCACGCTTCTCGTTCACGTTTGACTTGGATCCATGGGGCGAGCTGTGTTTCTTCTTCCTAGAAAAGATAAACCTGGGGTCGATTGAGTTTTTGGTCGCATGTGGCGCGGGTGCGGGCCGGCGGTTCTTTGCATAAGGGTCGTTGATATCGCCACCAGGGGTGACTGGTTTGGAGTAGAAGTTGGATGCTGAGCTTCGAGAAGGGCTGGATTCTCTGGAAACAGGCACAGACCCGGGGCCAACACCAAACATGCCCCGACGGTGGGACTTGTGCTGCTCCTCGGCTGACGAAGCTCTACGAACCTCATGATCCGAGGTGGCTCGGTGTGTAGAGGGTCTCCTGTCAGGAGCTGGCGTGGGCTTCTCGTGCGAAGACGATGGTTGAGGGGTGATAATTGGGGGTTCGTTCGCTGCCGACCCTTCCCTGGGCTTCCGTTCGGTACTAGCTTGACCGGATCCTGCGGGAGTCAGGGGAGGAGACGCCAATGCAGAAAGTCGTGGGCTGCTGTGTGTGGATTGGAAGTTGGCCGAGGTAGGGGTGGGCAGTCTTGTGGACTGACCCGATTCATCTTCATGAGACGGGACCTGCGATGACATCAGTTAGCGTCAGTAGCAGAACCTTGAGCTGGGGTAGGGAAGCTAGGCGTCTGCTGCAAGCTCAAGCACTCAACGGCGGAAGGGACGCCGGCGGAGCAATCGGTTATCAACTGAACCAACGCCGTATGCGGAGACTCGGGCAAGCGCAACTTCAGAGCAAAAGAGGGGCTGAAAGCACGTACTCTGGACGGTGGAAGAGAGAAGGGCTCGAATTGACAGCTGGTCAGACGAACTTCCTGGAGAGGTCGGCCGTGGAGTGATTTGGTGAAAGCTTTGAGTTGGTCGGCGGTGACCTCTGTGAAGGAGCTCGACGGGGCCTCCTGTTCTGGGCTCGATGACGACTGCTCGGGAGCGGCGGGTTCGGTAGGTGAGATCTCCTGGACGGCAGCAGAGAAGCGGACGCCAGGAGCATCTTCGGCCGCCTTTTCCTGGGCGACCGCAGGCTCTTCAGGTTTCTGGGAGGGCTCTGGAGCTTGAGAGAGAGTCATGTCAGCGATTGTGGTGTCCAGAGGTTctggcgatgaagatgggcgCGCAGAGCAGCAGATCAAGGTGGGGCAGCTCAGAGATTCGGCTGAACCGGAAGATATAGACTTACCAGAAAGGTCCTGGGAGCGAGGACGCTCACCAGGAGGAGTAGGAGATGCCATGGGATGCGAATAGATACTGGCGATGGAGGTTGATCCAAAGGCAGGGGAAGCAAACGAAGGTAGCAATTTTGGGGGAGGGTTGAAAGAGGAAGCGAGACCAGAGCAAAGAGTTGCGACGGCGATGATAAAAGAGGACGGCCGGCCGAGTTGGTTGGTGGGGCTCTCGTGGCTCCTCCCTCCCACTTGCCTTTCCACTTCTTTCCTCCCACCTTTTCGGTTCTCTCTTTCCCTTTGGTGTCTTGCTGGGAACCTAGGAAGCTAGCCCGCGTTCGCACGTACCAACAGCGACTTCTGCGGGTGCTAGAAGCAGGCTAGAGGCGCGCTAGGGGTGTCTCTGGGCAGCTGACGACCGAGAATTGGTCGTACAAGATGGCGAAAATTGACGTCCaggggaaaaagaaaggaaacaAAAGGGCTAGTTACACGGATTTATTTTGGAAGAGTTCTCTCGGGTAGCACAGTAAGTGAGAGCCCAACAAGCAGGGTCGCTGGGGCACGGTTGTCCAGTTCTCAGCTGCAAATGGCCAATTTACTCTGGCAAGTATTGGGTACCTACCAAGGCCGTGGTGAGGACCTCGTCCTGCGGCCTTACTCGAGCTTGGGACATGGTCCTGGCGCATCACAAACCAGGGCTCCCGGTACAAATTTTTCGTCTGTAGGTATTCGATGCGTGAACGATAGAGGGTATCATGCAGCCATTTATCTCATTGAGTTTCAGAGCAGCTCCGGGGCCCTGAAAGATCTGACTGTTTCTTCATCATGCTCGTCTCGTATCGTTTACGCCTGCTGTTGGCTGTGCCGTAACACAATGGATCTCATGTAAGGGCGCACGACTACTACAaaaagagaccaaggaccTCCGCCCTCTTACTCAGATCTGCGAATATGTCCGGTTAGCTTTGTCGGCTTGGCCGGTTCGGGTCGTCGCGGTATGTGGTTCTCGGCTTGTTTGTCATGAGAGAAGCGCCTTGGCATCACGTTTTCAAGGGGTTCAATAGTTATGGATATCTAAGCACCTCTCCTGAAGATATATAGTATCGAAATGAGACTCTCCTTGTCTCTCCTGCTCACAGCCTTTCCCCTGTCAGCAGATTCCGCTGCGGGCCAAGCTTAAGCCACGGATCTGTTCCGAGCGTGTCAGAGTCAGCACAACATGAGACGGGGGGCCGTGACAGCAGTCACCCGCTCACGGAAGCGAAAGAAGAAAATTTCTTTCAGGCCGTGAAGCTTGCGGTCCGTTCGCAGCAAGGCCGGCCCGCGGTGGCGGAGCTCTCGGGGCTGCCACCCGGCGTGAATGACACACAACGGCCGAGCGAGAATGAAACCCCATTCACTTAAAAACCCTTCACTGTCATGACTGTCTTGAGGTGGACGGTTAAAGAGAATGACGCCAACGCCCCCACAGCTTATTGTGACTGTGTTCTTATCTTTTCCAGTCGGGTGTCAGCTGGATGCCTTCCTCCCTGTGCACTGCACTGTAACCAGAACACGACTCCTTCGTGGGGGCTTACACGTGGCAAGCAAACAATCAAAATGCAGGCTTTTTtctttggtggtggccaAAATGGAAGCCTTCTAGACTGGACCCATGGAACCACAAGGCTGTTCCAAGTCTCTCTGCCAATATTCCCGGCCAGGGACTAGCTCCGGGGGTTGTGTGCCCAGCTGCCGACCCAAGTACCAGGTACCTTGCAAATTGATTTGGTCCCATCCATGGATTCATCGTTGCATCTCGCCTGGGTGATGGGCGTCTCAACTCGCTCGATCTCTCTGCCCAGTGGGCCATTGTTCACTTGATGACCCTTGCTTCTATTTCAGtcaagctttttttattctGGATCTGTGCCCAACATTTCTTTTTACACATGTTGGTGCCCCAAAGACGACCCGATATGGCTATCGTAATCTGATCAACACAGAGTTACCGAGCCCAAGGCACGAGATTCAGGAACCAAGCGATCCGATCCACACAAGATCCATGAGCTCAGTGGATAAAGCCACAATTGAGGTTACTATTATACAGTATGTGATATGAACGTggcttcatcgtcatccgGATACGAGAGCCTCTGCATGCCACGCGTATAGTGGACCAAGGGCACGTAATAACACCAAAGTTTCCAATTATCGGATTCACATGAACTCATCGATCGGCCGTAATCATGTGATATGACTTGATACTCATCGACCGAGCCCGAATGTTGAATTCAATGGCGCCAATGAGTCTGCCCTCCTTTGTGATGTCAATGGAACTCTCGGTGCTAGAGTCCGAATGTTCTTTGACGTCAATAAGCTCGGAATAACACCGATATGTAATAACTCCAATCTCTTGAGAACTTATGATCAATGCAATCGTACAATTCATTTGTAGTTGGTGACCTCTCCCTATTCATAATATATTGTACAGGTTCGATATCTGACCAGAGATCATTTATACACACCACATGCCTGTGGCTCTCATCATTCCTTCAACCCAACGAGTCCTTTCTCAAGGCACGACATTAATGCCTATAGACTTTGCCTGGAAGATGATTGACCTGCAAAGTCCCTCCAGGGACAAACCAGAGAGTCGTAGCTCAGtctgcttgatcttggcaatCTCGTAAACGTGCTTCAGGCTGATGCTGCCGACCGTTTCGTGGCCAGGGTTGCTGGCACCCTTTCGGCTTCCCTTCTTGACGGGTGCAtcggcggcgttgaggaGCAGCCACGATGTGTGCGGTGTTCGGACGTCGAAGGTGAATGATCGGTCGGGGCGGACGACGACTCGGCAGGGCATTGGTGTACCGGTAGTGATGTGCGCAGTTCGGGCGTTGAACTCCTGTATCACGGTGAGAAATTGTCCCTCAGCCTCATGTAATCAATGGCCTCCTGCGCCTCGTTGTGTGTTCCTGACCTTGCAAAAGTCCATCGACTTGACACCCTTGGAACCCAGCGCAGGACCGACGGGAGGACTAGGACTGGCCTGTCCGGCCCCCACGATCAGCTTGACAATCTGATCAACACCTCCGGCGGCTCGACccttggacatgatggctgctGTGTTGAATTCGGCGGGATCTTGCGACTCGACGTTTCGACGTTGATAGTGTTTTGCGAGCTGGAGAATTTCGAGAGTCGCCGGCTCAGCTAGCGTCCTGATTGGCTCACGGCAGGGGGGTCTTCCCATCCCCCACATGGAACCAAGTGGCCCCACTTGTCTCTGCGTCTTCTTGCATCTGGGCAGCTCCGGAAAAAAAAACTTGGGAATCGCATCTTGGGAAACTCACCCATCttttcttcaacctcatcctcgcaaTTACACGGCCAACATGCCCTCTACtcacaagaaggagaagccgTGGGATACGGACGACATTGACAAGTGGAAGGTCGATGTTTTCACCCCAAAGGACAATGTCGGAGGCACTTTTGCTGAAGAGTCTTCGTTCGCGACTCTATTCCCCAAATACCGAGAAGTCTACCTGAAGGAGGCCTGGCCTCTCGTCACCAAGGCGCTCGAAAAGACTGGCATCGCCTGCACCCTGGATTTGGTCGAGGGTTCCATGACCGTCAAGACTACTCGAAAAACATTTGATCCCGCCGCCATCCTCAACGCACGcgacctcatcaagctccttgcTCGAAGTGTCCCCGCGCCACAAGCcatcaagatcctcgacgaTGGCGTCGCCTGCGATATCATCAAGATCCGCAGCCTCGTCCGGAATAAGGAGAGATTTGTCAAGCGACGACAAAGAATACTCGGACCCAACGGTTCgaccctcaaggccctcgagctGCTCACGGAGACATACATCCTGGTCCACGGTAACACGGTGTCTGCCATGGGCCCCTACAAGGGCTTGAAGGAGATGCGGAGAGTGGTGGAGGACTGCATGGCCAACATCCACCCGATCTACcacatcaaggagctcatgaTCAAGCGCGAGCTCGCAAAGGATCCCGAGCTGGCCAACGAGAGCTGGGACCGCTTCCTCCCCaacttcaagaagaagacgctcAGCCGACGACGCGTGCCTCTCAAGGTCAccgacaagtccaagaaggtcTACACGCCGTTCCCCCCGGCCCCcgagaagagcaaggtcGACATGCAGATCGAGTCGGGCGAGTACTTCCTGGGCaagcagggcaaggagcGCGCCGCGCAGGAGGagcgcaaggagaagcagaagcagcgaaaggaggacaaggccaaggagcgcGAGGCCGAGTTCGTCCCGCCGGAAGAGGGAGGCcgacccaagaagaagcgcaagaagtCGGACGAGTAAACGGGGCACTTGGTTCTGCATGCTACGTGGGTGGGCAACTGGTGTGAGTTGCTGGCCCATCGCCCAGGGGCTCTCGAGGTGTATAATACCCTGAAAATGACTCGGCGTTTTTTCATATCTCTAGGTAGTTAAGGATTCATAGTTGGGGAAAATGTGTATTCAActtcttgtcgtcatctTTGTTCGATCATTGGTCCTTTACAGCTTTGAGGGTGACTCGCTCCCAGAATCCCATTCAATCACCAACTTGCCAAACTGCTTGCCTTGGTCCATATCCACAAACAGTCCTTCGATATCGTCGAGGTTGTCCAGCCCCTTGACTATCCGACTGACGACGGGCCggatcttcttctctttcacaaaggccatcatctcacGGAACTCCTTTCGGGAACCCATCGTCGATCCTTTGAGCTCAATGTTCTGCAGCACTGCCGACATGAGCCAGTCCATCTTGGGCGATACGGTCATGCCGTATTGGACAATGACTCCGCCGGCCTTGAGCAGTCGCACCGTCTTTGCCACGATATCACCGCCCGCCCCGTCGATGACAGCATCCAAGTATGGCCTGTCAGCCGGGAGGAGTGCCCTGAGCTCCTTGTCCCACCCCTCGTGCTTATAGTTGACACCGCCCCGTGctcccatctccttggcctttgcaAGCTTATCTTCACTGCCTGAGGTAACGAAGACGTTGCACCCAAAGGCCGCGGCAAATTGAAGGACCACCAAGGCTACACCGCCGCCAATTCCTGTGAGAAGAATGTTCGCGCCGGG
This window encodes:
- a CDS encoding Protein kinase domain-containing protein, whose amino-acid sequence is MASPTPPGERPRSQDLSAPEPSQKPEEPAVAQEKAAEDAPGVRFSAAVQEISPTEPAAPEQSSSSPEQEAPSSSFTEVTADQLKAFTKSLHGRPLQEVRLTSCQFEPFSLPPSRVPSHEDESGQSTRLPTPTSANFQSTHSSPRLSALASPPLTPAGSGQASTERKPREGSAANEPPIITPQPSSSHEKPTPAPDRRPSTHRATSDHEVRRASSAEEQHKSHRRGMFGVGPGSVPVSRESSPSRSSASNFYSKPVTPGGDINDPYAKNRRPAPAPHATKNSIDPRFIFSRKKKHSSPHGSKSNVNEKRASSIFGSAKNSTEDLSHNDSAATGIIHPGHGSMADLKRFFRKSGHHHKKRDSSPAPSIKLGKSPLASRSTQQLPFGDDHGLSSKYGKLGKFLGSGAGGSVRLMKRKDDGTVFAVKEFRARHTYETEKEYNKKVTAEFCVGSTLHHGNIIETLDILQEKGRWYEVMEYAPFDLFAIVMTGRMSREEITCCFLQILNGVTYLHSVGLAHRDLKLDNVVVSSKGIMKIIDFGSAHVFKYPFETDTVPAKGIVGSDPYLAPEVYDSKEYDAVAVDIWSLAIIFCCMTLRRFPWKLPRMTDNSFKLFAADPTPGHDPKKLIVPSKSTNDLTTTPARDFLAEDEVKRKSHHERKEETSAQPSASTGDSKAPASGGDKKEVIRGPWRILRLLPRESRHIVSRMLELDPKKRARMDEILQEPWVADTVICQQFDHGEVVPADNHTHILEPPANQQPEKK
- a CDS encoding KRR1 small subunit processome component, with amino-acid sequence MEPSGPTCLCVFLHLGSSGKKNLGIASWETHPSFLQPHPRNYTANMPSTHKKEKPWDTDDIDKWKVDVFTPKDNVGGTFAEESSFATLFPKYREVYLKEAWPLVTKALEKTGIACTLDLVEGSMTVKTTRKTFDPAAILNARDLIKLLARSVPAPQAIKILDDGVACDIIKIRSLVRNKERFVKRRQRILGPNGSTLKALELLTETYILVHGNTVSAMGPYKGLKEMRRVVEDCMANIHPIYHIKELMIKRELAKDPELANESWDRFLPNFKKKTLSRRRVPLKVTDKSKKVYTPFPPAPEKSKVDMQIESGEYFLGKQGKERAAQEERKEKQKQRKEDKAKEREAEFVPPEEGGRPKKKRKKSDE